ACACACCCTCACGCACAGTGGGCAGGCTGCCTGCCTCCATCTGTTGTGTGGTAACCATGGTGACCAGGCTGTTTCTCACCAGCACACACAAGTCAATGACAGAACCTTCTAGGTCGTCTAAGGTCGTGTTTGTTACAATTCACCAGTGCTTATAAAGTTTGGTctgcatctaaaaaaaagatttgaaatTGTGATTAAATCAAAGATGAAGATTGACAGCTGACATCAATATGACAGCATGGCAACCAAATCAGCGTCAGGCAGGAAGTCAGCAGCAGAGGGAAAACATTCCGCATCAGTCCGGTGGGCGTAGCTGACGTGCacagaagaagagaagaagagaggCCACACAGGAAGTGTGATAAGATGGCGGCTGAAACATGACAGTCGGAGACAAACATGGCGGAAAATAAAACGTTTATGCGGCCTCATCAGCACCTTCCTGTTCTCGCCATACGCCGCATTGGGCGCCGTAGTCCCTCGCCTAgccaatcacatgacccgggtGCTGGGCACGGCGTTGGCAAGGGGGCGTCGGGTGGACCCTCGCTCCTCCAAAGCTTCCTGGGTGTCAAATAAAAACCTAAGCAGCGTTCCTGCCTCACTTCTTGACAGCCTGTCGGTAGCTGTGTCTCTGGCCGTCCTGGCGAGGCTTGCCACCTCCGCCTCCGCCTCCCGCTCTGCTGCCGCCGTCACGGGTGCTGCTGGCCTGGCTGCTGTCCTGCAGGGTGGGGCTGGACTGAGCTCGCTGAAGACCGCCGTCCTCCAGCAGTTGCGAGTCCAGCATAGACAAGTCCTCCTCGCCGCTCTGGATCTTCGCCCGCAGCAATGTGACGTATGTCTCGTAGCGCGTTTTCTGCAGGGTCAAAGGTTGTGACACGGTTTGCGACGAAGTCAAGGGAGTTAGCATGTAGGCCACCTCACCTCAAACTCCAGATACTCGTCTCTCTGGCGGTACTCGTCCAGCTCGCGACCTTTAACCTTGCGGTCTGGGGGGTAGGAGCGCAGCTCGGCTAGTTCTGAGGCGACCGCTCGGAACCGAGCCTCGTGGGATCGGATCTGGTCCTCCTGGAAGTAAGACACTCATCAACATTTGTAGCCTTTTTTGGATGTAGCGTGTCGGCGCACCTCAGAGAGTTTGGACGTCGTCCCCGGTAACAGCGGCCGGCTGAACTTCTTTTGGGAACCGATGGCCGGCGGAAAGGGTGGAGCGGAGAACATGGCGGCCACCGTGTTAATCCGAGTGATCCAGGACTGCATCTGCTCGGCGTTCCTGTCACGGATCACAAATCCAATTAACATCactcccgggggggggggtttactATCTGGGCcaaggcagtgtgtgtgtgtgtgtgtgagtgtgagggtCATGCTGCTCCTGCCAGCACGCCACCTGGACTGACAACACAAGCAGACCTCCCTCAACATGTGACCTGGCCACTacgtgcacacgcacatacgcacgcacacacacacacacacacacacacacacactcacggcGCCTGGAAGAGGAAGAGCCTCCAGTCGGCGGTGCGCAGGTAGAAGACGTTGGCACGTTTGCTGTAGTCGCAGGCTTTGATGGCGAGTGAGTGATGGATGGACACGGCATTCTTCAGGTCGTCGTCCGACAGCGGCTTGTCGGGTCGGTACTCGCCCTGGAGACACCAGGAGGACGGTCAGCGCTCGTTTCCATTAGCATTAGCTTTGAGGACACGGGACTCACTTTCTGCAGGTAGAGAATGAGTCCCTTCAAGATGGCGTAGAAGGTCTTCCAGCCTCGCTTCCCCCTCGGCGCTAGGGacccaacaaaaacacaagtgtgtatgtgtgtgtatgtgtgatatcatcaccatcatcatgacATACTTCTCTTGCCGTCCGAGTCTGCGTGCACTTTGCGGACCAGGAAGCCGTTCTTGTACATCAGTGTTCCGGGTGGCGTGTCCTCCGACGCTGCCTGACTGCCGCCCGCTCCCTTCACGGACCTGGAGGAATCGCCCAAGCTGTCCCCGAGCTCTGAGAAGGACTTCCGCAGTTCCTCCTCGTCGCTATGGAGACGGCAAACTGGTGTCAACTTCACACCCAACATGGAGTAGCATCACATCGCCATGGAAACCACACAGCATCTTTagctcccgtgtgtgtgtgtgtggtgtgtgttcaAGCAGGAAGAATGCGTCActgattgtgttgtgttgttagcTCAGCAGGTGGCGCCGTGTCCAAAATAGAAGAATGAGAAGAGCCATGCGTCCACCAATCAGCACGCAGCCTGTTGCCTGGTAACTGCTGCACTGCCTCAATGGCTAGTGGGGGGGAGGGGCAATGTGTTTCCACGGTTACGACTTGCCGCTCTCTGCAAAGTACACACAAAAAGGACACagacactcctcctcctcctcctcctcctcctcctcttcaccaTCTTTGGACTCCGCCCACGAGTCAACAATGACTTCACTGGCGCCCCCAGTGGACACTTGTTGTTGTCCTGTGGAGCTGTGTCATGTGACGTCGTCTCAGATGacagttttgtttctttttgacCGGTCCTGATGCTATTCTGGGAaatggaaagtgggaggacgcgGGTGAGGATGGAGTCGTAGCCATGGTGCTGTCGCCACGGCAACAAAGCTTCGCCAGCCAGCGACTTAATTGGCATCTCAGCACTTCCGTGGAACTGCAATCCAGAATAGCAGCCCTTGACACACTAATGTTCCCCTCATCAACATCCCTTACTGTCTCCagcacggtgtgtgtgtgtgtgcgtgcgtgcgtgcgtgcatgcatgtgtgtgtgtgtgcgcgtgtgcaggACTTACAGTGTCCACTGCAGCTTCTGGGTCTTGATGGAGTTGTAGAGCGCCTccaaagcaacaaaaacacaagaaaattagAAAATCAGCGATCAGCTATCTATCAGTTACCAATAAGCTAGCCATCAGTTAGTGATCAGTTAGCAATCAGCGCTAGCCATCAGCTAGCAATCAGTTAGCGACCAGTTAGCAATAAGCTAGTGATGTTGTCATGCAGCAGAGCGGTAAGTCAATCAGCCAATGGGGCCGCACGGATCAGTTCAGGTGTCATCTTTTGAGGGCGACGGCGTTGTCCATGTGTACCTTTCTCCTCTTTCGGGCCTGAGGGTGGTTCTGTCCATCCTGAGCTTTGCCGAGCAGGTCTGGGAACACGAGTGGTTTGAGGGAGCGTGAGCGCGGCGTTCTGGGATAGCGGAAGGGGTCCATCATGCGGAAGTCCCTCCCGTATCGCACCGTGCACAGCGAGCGTGAGCGCAGGCGTCCCGCCGAGTGCAGGCTGTTGACGCCAATCATGGCGGCAGACGGTGGTGGGGGGAAACTTCCTCCTGGCGGCGTGAAAACAGGAAGCAGCTGGCAAAGTGTGGTGGGGGTGGCTGTCAATCACTGGCCATCCAGGTGCACACCTGACACGACGCCGTTCATGGCCGCCGCCACACAACTTCTCTTTGGCGTGAAGTGAGGCGAGGGGGCGTGCACGGAGATTCAGGAGGGGGGAGGGGGCCGCGTCCGCTGTTGGACTCAGGCAGCGGGATTCCGAAGAGCGCTGGTTTCGTCACAAGACGACATGAAGGACAGAAATGAAGCTTCCTGTTGCTCAAGGCATCCGCCACTCCTCCGTTTGCTCCTTTCCCATCAGGCTTTTCTCtgctcgctttttttttttttttttttacaatcctTTCTGAGTGTTGCCACGGTGACGAGGAGGAGAGGAAACAAGAAGGCGCTGACTGCCGAATGTCAgaagctctctctctcttgctctctcCTCTCTCCATCACAGCGTACCGCCCCCGCTCCCCGCCCCCCTCTATCAGTGGCGCTCCGCCTCGTCCTCGCACATCCAGGCGGTGACGAGCAGGTGTGAATGTCCGCCATCCAGTCAGGATCCACTTCCTGTCGGAGCTGTGTGTTGTCCATCGTGGCCGCTGGGGGCGCCACCGCTgacaccacttcctgtttcttcaGCATCTGATCTTCCTCACATTGGAAGCTACCGACAACGACGCCGCCGTTCGCCAAAATGCTGAATGACCTCATTATTAGCTGGAGATGTTTTTCATA
This sequence is a window from Dunckerocampus dactyliophorus isolate RoL2022-P2 chromosome 2, RoL_Ddac_1.1, whole genome shotgun sequence. Protein-coding genes within it:
- the LOC129170314 gene encoding PH and SEC7 domain-containing protein 1-like isoform X3; this encodes MIGVNSLHSAGRLRSRSLCTVRYGRDFRMMDPFRYPRTPRSRSLKPLVFPDLLGKAQDGQNHPQARKRRKALYNSIKTQKLQWTLDEEELRKSFSELGDSLGDSSRSVKGAGGSQAASEDTPPGTLMYKNGFLVRKVHADSDGKRTPRGKRGWKTFYAILKGLILYLQKGEYRPDKPLSDDDLKNAVSIHHSLAIKACDYSKRANVFYLRTADWRLFLFQAPNAEQMQSWITRINTVAAMFSAPPFPPAIGSQKKFSRPLLPGTTSKLSEEDQIRSHEARFRAVASELAELRSYPPDRKVKGRELDEYRQRDEYLEFEKTRYETYVTLLRAKIQSGEEDLSMLDSQLLEDGGLQRAQSSPTLQDSSQASSTRDGGSRAGGGGGGGKPRQDGQRHSYRQAVKK
- the LOC129170314 gene encoding PH and SEC7 domain-containing protein 1-like isoform X4, yielding MYKNGFLVRKVHADSDGKRTPRGKRGWKTFYAILKGLILYLQKGEYRPDKPLSDDDLKNAVSIHHSLAIKACDYSKRANVFYLRTADWRLFLFQAPNAEQMQSWITRINTVAAMFSAPPFPPAIGSQKKFSRPLLPGTTSKLSEEDQIRSHEARFRAVASELAELRSYPPDRKVKGRELDEYRQRDEYLEFEKTRYETYVTLLRAKIQSGEEDLSMLDSQLLEDGGLQRAQSSPTLQDSSQASSTRDGGSRAGGGGGGGKPRQDGQRHSYRQAVKK